From the genome of Triticum aestivum cultivar Chinese Spring chromosome 3B, IWGSC CS RefSeq v2.1, whole genome shotgun sequence, one region includes:
- the LOC123070881 gene encoding isopentenyl phosphate kinase → MAEAAPKQRSPAAPRPVRCIVKLGGAAITNKGELESIDEESLRSACAQLRQAMSDGTAPEKVRGMDWSRRPGDPADPVVDAEGFAGMAGLGLDSNFVVVHGAGSFGHFQASRSGVHKGGLHSTLVKAGFVATRISVTSLNQEIVRALAREGIPSVGMSPFACGWSTQRRNLASANASQIIESLHAGFVPVLHGDAVLDESLDCTILSGDVIIRHLAQLLTPKYVVFLTDVHGVYDRPPTDPNAVLLKEIEVDDNGGWSIVKPALEGNRKGVEISVAAHDTTGGMETKILEAAVIARLGVDVYITKVDTEHSLRALKGDVNTSSDDWLGTVIRAAK, encoded by the exons ATGGCGGAGGCGGCACCGAAGCAGCGGAGccccgccgcgccccgccccgtccggTGCATCGTTAAGCTAG GCGGAGCGGCCATCACGAACAAGGGGGAGCTGGAGAGCATCGATGAGGAGAGCCTGCGGTCGGCGTGCGCGCAGCTGCGGCAGGCCATGTCCGACGGCACCGCCCCGGAGAAGGTTAGGGGGATGGACTGGAGCAGGAGGCCCGGCGATCCGGCCGACCCGGTCGTGGACGCCGAGGGGTTCGCGGGTATGGCGGGGCTGGGTCTCGACAGTAACTTCGTCGTCGTCCACGGCGCAG GTTCTTTTGGCCACTTCCAAGCAAGTAGATCTGGAGTACATAAAGGAGGGTTGCATTCAACACTCGTGAAGGCTGGCTTTGTGGCTACAAGAATTTCA GTGACTTCTCTCAACCAGGAAATTGTTAGAGCCTTGGCAAGAG AAGGAATACCGTCTGTTGGGATGTCACCATTTGCTTGTGGATGGTCTACTCAGCGAAGAAAT CTTGCATCAGCCAATGCTTCTCAAATCATTGAGTCACTCCATGCTGGCTTTGTCCCT GTTTTGCACGGAGATGCTGTTCTTGATGAATCGCTG GACTGCACCATATTGAGTGGGGATGTCATTATACGCCACCTTGCACAGCTTCTGACTCCAAAATATGTCGTGTTTCTG ACAGATGTTCATGGAGTATATGACCGTCCTCCAACTGACCCAAATGCAGTACTTCTCAAAGAGATAG AGGTAGATGACAATGGAGGCTGGTCGATTGTAAAACCTGCATTAGAAGGCAACAGAAAAGGAG TGGAGATATCAGTAGCCGCACACGACACCACTGGAGGAATGGAGACCAAAATACTTGAAGCTGCCGTGATAGCTAGGCTTGGAGTTGATGTGTACATTACAAAG GTTGATACAGAGCACTCCCTGAGAGCCTTGAAGGGGGATGTGAACACAAGCTCGGATGATTGGCTTGGAACTGTTATACGCGCTGCCAAATAG
- the LOC123070882 gene encoding putative pre-16S rRNA nuclease has product MRLLKAEELFRKLLEGGSKKQPRLLGLDVGSKYVGLAVSDQKNRIALPLSVLGRTKTNINLMADDFKTLVKNYSLAGLVVGYPFNLQGQSSPDASQVSLLVGELCKTGKLDDLSYTYWDENFTSKCVEALLNPLKLNDPVETKTMTDKFAAVCILQGYLDNMNRALRHADKCEE; this is encoded by the exons ATGAGGCTGTTGAAAGCGGAGGAGTTGTTCCGGAAATTGCTTGAGGGTGGGTCCAAGAAACAGCCTCGGCTTCTCGGGCTCGATGTCGGTAGTAAGTACGTCGGGCTGGCAGTTTCTGATCAGAAAAACAGGATTGCCTTGCCTCTAAG TGTCTTGGGTAGGACAAAGACAAACATTAATTTGATGGCAGACGATTTCAAAACACTG GTTAAAAACTACTCCCTTGCCGGGCTTGTTGTGGGTTATCCATTCAACCTACAGGGTCAATCTTCTCCAGAT gcATCACAAGTAAGCCTTCTTGTAGGAGAACTTTGTAAAACTGGGAAACTTGATGATTTGAGCTACACATATTGGGATGAAAATTTTACCTCAAAG TGCGTAGAAGCCCTTTTAAATCCTCTGAAACTAAATGATCCAGTTGAGACGAAAACAATGACAGATAAATTTGCTGCAGTTTGCATTCTCCAG GGTTATTTAGATAACATGAACAGGGCATTGAGACATGCAGATAAGTGTGAAGAGTAA